In Salvelinus namaycush isolate Seneca chromosome 36, SaNama_1.0, whole genome shotgun sequence, one DNA window encodes the following:
- the LOC120030579 gene encoding uncharacterized protein LOC120030579: MIIYWTIFLFYANLGCAHNYNVIQPDPVIVTQLGQSVSLTCFCRSNLMVRVSWFKQTVGQKPLLMASSYYRTKNSFYFTKDFNETKRLSVKRGVDSFNLTISKTESGDSATYYCGAMEEGELKFGEGTVLIVKDSESNSMSVLQQPVSESVQPGDSVTLNCTIHTETCAGEHSVYWFRHGSGESRPGIIYNNGDRRDKCEKSPEAGSTTRSCVYNLPKRNLSLSDAGTYYCAVASCGEILFGKGTKLNYGCKEDHVLLVYCLGVTLALCVILIIVLGCVMCKMNKKTSLLCTGTHPQPSGLAVPSSHNQDQEHDDMVTSVHYAALNVIHKKPKTRRQSIVMERDTEYSGLR; the protein is encoded by the exons ATGATTATATATTGGACAATCTTTTTGTTTTACGCCAATTTGG GTTGTGCACATAACTACAATGTAATCCAACCAGACCCTGTGATAGTTACACAACTGGGACAAAGTGTATCTCTCACTTGCTTTTGTCGATCTAATTTGATGGTCAGAGTATCTTGGTTCAAGCAAACTGTTGGACAGAAGCCTCTTCTCATGGCATCATCATATTATCGCACtaaaaatagtttttattttaccAAGGACTTTAATGAGACTAAACGTTTAAGTGTGAAGAGAGGAGTTGACAGCTTTAACCTGACCATCTCCAAGACAGAGTCAGGGGACTCAGCTACATACTACTGTGGTGCTATGGAAGAGGGCGAACTCAAATTTGGAGAAGGAACTGTTTTAATTGTCAAAG ATTCAGAGTCCAACAGCATGTCTGTTCTCCAGCAGCCTGTGTCTGAGTCAGTCCAGCCAGGAGACTCTGTGACTCtgaactgtacaatacacactgaGACCTGTGCAGGAGAACACAGTGTCTATTGGTTCAGACATGGCTCAGGAGAATCCCGTCCAGGAATCATTTACAACAATGGAGACAGGAGAGATAAGTGTGAGAAGAGCCCTGAGGCTGGGTCAACTACACGGAGCTGTGTCTACAACCTCCCCAAGAGGAACCTCAGCCTCTCTGATGCTGGGACTTACTACTGTGCTGTGGCCTCATGTGGGGAGATACTGTTTGGGAAAGGGACCAAGCTGAACT ATGGTTGTAAGGAGGACCATGTTCTCTTGGTGTACTGTCTGGGTGTAACGTTGGCTCTTTGTGTCATCCTCATCATTGTCCTTGGTTGTGTTATGTGTAAGATGAACAAGAAAACCTCTCTGCTGTGCACCG GAACGCACCCTCAGCCAAGTGGTCTGGCAGTCCCCAGTTCTCATAACCAG GATCAAGAACATGATGACATGGTCACGTCGGTCCATTACGCTGCTCTGAATGTCATCCACAAGAAGCCAAAGACCCGGAGACAGAGTATCGTCATGGAGAGAGACACGGAGTACTCTGGGCTGAGGTGA
- the LOC120030250 gene encoding uncharacterized protein LOC120030250, with amino-acid sequence MTTLKMITLCLIFPLLVEMVDVLAGTESSSIRQESGLMSANVEDTMFLHCFHESDKAVLFSWYKQTLGDKLQLFSTVNKFERNATFYHEFKDNPRFSVENGQEKNHLRISDMQLSDSGTYYCGSFYSSKMEFGEGAILIVKVSGSRNMTVLQQSVSESVQPGDSVTLNCTIHTETCAGEQSVYWFRHGSGESHPGIIYTHGDRSDQCEKSPEAESPTQSCVYNLPKRNRSLSDAGTYYCAVASCGEILFGKGTKLDIEGHRANPLLLVYCLGVALALSFILIIVLASIVYKMNKRKCRELVSQTRGPTVSQSDAGAQDADSLHYVALNLSNKKNRSRRQRSNMEEEMVYSGIRQENWMNETVVIVCKIAL; translated from the exons ATGACAACTTTAAAGATGATCACACTGTGTCTGATATTTCCACTTCTCGTAGAGATGG TTGATGTGCTAGCTGGAACTGAGTCTTCATCCATACGTCAAGAGAGTGGTCTCATGTCAGCCAATGTTGAAGACACCATGTTTTTGCACTGCTTTCATGAAAGTGACAAGGCAGTATTGTTCTCTTGGTACAAGCAAACCTTGGGAGATAAACTTCAGCTCTTCTCAACTGTTAATAAGTTTGAAAGGAACGCAACATTCTACCATGAGTTTAAGGATAACCCTCGCTTCTCGGTGGAAAATGGCCAAGAAAAGAATCACCTAAGAATCTCAGACATGCAGCTGTCAGATTCAGGTACATACTACTGTGGGAGCTTTTATAGCAGTAAGATGGAGTTTGGAGAAGGAGCAATTCTCATTGTAAAAG TTTCAGGGTCCAGAAACATGACTGTGCTCCAGCAATCTGTGTCTGAGTCGGTCCAGCCAGGAGACTCTGTGACTCtgaactgtacaatacacactgaGACCTGTGCAGGAGAACAGAGTGTCTATTGGTTCAGACATGGCTCAGGAGAATCCCATCCAGGAATCATTTACACCCATGGAGACAGGAGTGATCAGTGTGAGAAGAGCCCTGAGGCTGAGTCTCCTACACAGAGCTGTGTCTACAACCTCCCCAAGAGGAACCGCAGCCTCTCTGATGCTGGGACTTACTACTGTGCGGTGGCCTCATGTGGGGAGATACTGTTTGGGAAAGGGACCAAGCTGGACATTGAGG GCCATAGAGCAAACCCTCTTCTCTTggtgtactgcctgggtgtagcattggCTCTTTCGTTCATCCTGATCATTGTCCTTGCTAGCATCGTGTACAAGATGAACAAGAGAAAGTGCAGAG AACTGGTCTCTCAGACAAGAGGTCCTACAGTTTCCCAGTCAGACGCAGGG GCCCAAGATGCAGACAGTCTCCATTATGTAGCTCTGAATCTGAGCAACAAGAAGAACAGGTCTAGAAGACAGAGAAGCAACATGGAGGAAGAGATGGTGTACTCTGGGATCAGACAGGAGAACTGGATGAATGAAACAGTTGTCATTGTATGCAAGATAGCTCTTTAA